The following is a genomic window from SAR86 cluster bacterium.
ATATGATTATAGAACTTTCTAATTTTTTTAATAATCCAAGCATTATCAAAATAGGTTCCTTCAGCATCCAATACTATGCTGTAACTTGGGCTTTATCTGCTTTCTTTATTTTGATTTTTTTACAGAGAAGCAGAATTATTTCTGAGCTACATATAAATAAAGAAAAAGTTAGTGATATGGTAATTTTTTATGGTCTTTTTTTAGGTGCAATATGTGGTGGAAGGATAGGTTATATGTTTGTTTATGGTTTAGATCAATTATTAGCAAACCCTTTATCGATGTTTTTTGTATGGCAAGGTGGTTTAAGTTTTCATGGAGGATTGCTTGGTGTCGTTATTAGTCTTTTTTATTTTTCAAAAAAAAATCATATCAGCTTTTTGCGACTTTTGGATGCTGTTGCAGTTGCAATGCCTATTGGTCTTGGTTTAGTTAGAATTGGGAATTTTT
Proteins encoded in this region:
- the lgt gene encoding prolipoprotein diacylglyceryl transferase, translating into MIIELSNFFNNPSIIKIGSFSIQYYAVTWALSAFFILIFLQRSRIISELHINKEKVSDMVIFYGLFLGAICGGRIGYMFVYGLDQLLANPLSMFFVWQGGLSFHGGLLGVVISLFYFSKKNHISFLRLLDAVAVAMPIGLGLVRIGNFLNGELYGRPTNGEWGFVFPTDPYGLLRHPSQLYESFGEGIILFLILYFISIYSKTIGVISSSFLIFYGVIRFAIEYFRQPDSHLGYVAFDSLSMGQILCIPMIIIGIIMFIFSRKKT